From one Thermococcus celericrescens genomic stretch:
- a CDS encoding RNA-guided endonuclease InsQ/TnpB family protein encodes MKRTVTIKLQPSKEQEKILFELAHASAVIWNKLNYQRLKQFKEFGRIDFNGTEKEVYHEFKNWIGSSTVQQLARKNAESWRSFFQLNKKKNGELPEWFRPKPPGFVREENGKKIFIIPIRNDQYRITGNVIELRRLGKFGRLRIQFRGRIYLKGKQGRLEITYDEVKRKWYAHVSFTVGEKLINGEWVRVPRQPLGDLSAGIDLGVNNLMAVYVENGESFLVNGRPLKSIAFYWQERISDYQSKLNKSGAKTSRKLKRMHEKAKLQAKHYINTAVRQTVERLYHLGVSRIVVGYPKGIARNSEKGRKQNFLLSHVWRFNYVIKRLKEVSEEYGILVVVVDEAFTSQLCPLCGQRHSNARFVRGLFKCRGKGVVMNADLVGAFNILKKVVEKITPSLPGLTAGRGNWGKTLPEGFSEPPSKGVVRITPQTSPPLARG; translated from the coding sequence ATGAAGAGGACAGTAACCATCAAACTCCAGCCCTCAAAAGAGCAGGAGAAAATCCTTTTCGAGTTAGCTCACGCTTCGGCAGTAATCTGGAACAAGCTGAACTACCAGCGTTTAAAACAATTCAAAGAATTCGGCAGGATTGATTTTAATGGAACAGAAAAAGAAGTTTACCACGAGTTCAAAAACTGGATTGGCAGCTCAACAGTCCAGCAGTTAGCGAGGAAGAACGCTGAAAGCTGGAGGAGCTTCTTCCAACTCAACAAGAAGAAAAACGGAGAATTGCCGGAGTGGTTCAGACCAAAACCTCCCGGCTTTGTTAGAGAAGAAAACGGTAAGAAAATTTTCATAATCCCCATCAGAAACGACCAATACAGGATTACCGGGAACGTTATTGAGTTGAGGCGCCTCGGGAAGTTCGGAAGACTGAGGATTCAATTCAGGGGAAGAATTTACCTTAAGGGCAAGCAGGGGCGGTTAGAGATAACTTACGACGAGGTAAAGCGGAAATGGTATGCTCACGTTAGCTTCACCGTTGGAGAGAAGCTAATCAACGGCGAATGGGTGAGAGTTCCAAGGCAACCCTTAGGAGACCTCTCGGCGGGTATTGACTTGGGAGTAAACAACCTGATGGCCGTTTACGTTGAGAACGGTGAGAGTTTTTTGGTCAATGGAAGGCCCTTGAAGAGCATCGCCTTTTACTGGCAGGAGAGGATTTCAGATTACCAGTCAAAACTCAACAAGTCTGGAGCAAAAACGAGTAGAAAACTCAAAAGAATGCACGAGAAGGCCAAGCTCCAAGCCAAGCATTACATCAACACTGCCGTGAGACAAACTGTCGAGAGGCTTTATCACCTCGGAGTTTCGAGGATTGTGGTTGGTTATCCTAAAGGCATAGCCCGGAACTCTGAGAAAGGCAGAAAGCAGAATTTTCTCCTCTCCCACGTTTGGCGGTTCAATTACGTTATCAAACGTCTCAAGGAAGTCTCGGAAGAATATGGTATTCTGGTTGTGGTTGTTGATGAGGCTTTCACTTCCCAGCTTTGCCCTCTCTGCGGCCAACGCCATTCTAATGCCCGCTTTGTTAGGGGTTTATTTAAGTGCCGTGGGAAGGGTGTTGTTATGAACGCCGACCTTGTTGGAGCGTTTAATATTTTGAAGAAGGTTGTGGAAAAGATAACCCCGAGCCTGCCGGGTTTGACGGCGGGTAGGGGTAATTGGGGGAAGACCCTCCCGGAGGGGTTCTCCGAACCCCCTTCAAAAGGGGTGGTGAGGATTACCCCTCAAACCTCCCCGCCCTTAGCGAGGGGTTAA